Within Pirellulales bacterium, the genomic segment TTTTGTTGGCAGAACCATTCGCAGCGTACAGATTTCCGCCAGGGCCAAAAACAAGGCCAGCGGTTAGTTGCGCCCCCGTACTGGCAAACACGCCGAGGTCGTTGCCTGTCGAACCGAATTCCTCAATGCTTCCGCTGTTGTCAAAATAGTTCGCTGCGTAGAGGCTGCCCTTGTGGTCAAAAGCGAGACCAACCGGGCCATGCAAGCCAGTGCTGGCAAACAAAACTCAGATCGCCGCCTGCGGAGTTGAATTTTTCAATCGTATTGGCGTTAAGGTTTGCCGCGTACAGATTGCCGCCGCTGTCAAATACGAGACCTTGTGGACCGAGCAAACCACTGCTGGCAAACGCCCCCAGGTCAGCACCAGTCGGACTGAACCTTTCAATCGTGTTGCTGCCGTCGTTGGCTGCGTACAGATTGCCGTTGCGGTCGAAGGCTAGGCCAACGGGTCGGCTCAGCCCAGTGTTGGCAAACGTGCCCATGCTTATTCCGGTCGGGCTGAACTCTACGATTGAGTTCGTATCGTAGCCGGCAACGTACAAGTTTCCGGCCCTGTCGAAAGCTAGGCCAACCGGACGATTAAGCCCAGCGCTCGCAAATGAGCCAAGGTCAGTGCCCGTCGGACTAAACGCTTCGACGACGTTTGTGGCACCGTAGGCGACATAGAGAGTGCTCGCTTGCGTGGTGGCCTTCAGGGGGAGCAGCGCAAAAACCGTGGTTAGTACAAACGAAATCGCCTTCAATCTGAAGTTGTTCATTAGCGTTCTCCTTCGTCGGCAAGGATTAGGGTGGTGGATGGCCGAAACGTGCGTAACGCGATAACGCGGTGGCTTCGTGGCGCAATAAAAAGAGCGCCAACCAAGGCCGCTCCTCCAGCCCCCGCCAAGGGGCGCAGCAGAACAGCACCTGGCGGCGCCCCTTTAACAGGGGCGCTCGTCCAAGCACTGCTTCTGCTGCAAGAGCCTGTTGGCTCAGGTTGGCGGTTTTGGAGGAAGCAATACGGACGCTTGCGCGTCGTTCAAATTGTGTTCATGGCCGTTGTCGCGGCCGTATAATTCTCTCGATGAATCCTTGATGAAACCACGGCGTCGAGCCGGAACGAACCCTCATCCTAGCGAGGGGACTCGGCGCCATCAAGAAACCGCCATCGAAAACCACGCGGCGCAAATGCGCGCCAGATGATTGGAATCGTGCGCTTCGGCGTTTTTTGCCTCGTTCAAGGCGATCCGGTATGCTGCCAGGATGGTGATCGGCCCGGCTTTGCGATGAACCGCTGTGGCCGAGCTCGCCAGTCTCTTCATTTGCAGAGGTCCCGCCATGGCCGAAGACCATTTGCTGACCGAGACGGAACTGGCCGAAGCTTTGCGGACCCTGCCCGACTGGGAAGTCCGCGACAATTGGTTGCGGCGGGCCTACCACACGCCCGGTTGGCCCCACACCATGTTGCTTGCCAACACGATCGGCTACCTCGCCGAGGCGGCCGGGCATCACCCGGATCTAAGCATCGGCTATGCTCAGGTGACTGTGAAGCTCCAGACCCACCGCGTCCGCGGCATCACGCCGAGCGACGTCGAACTGGCCCGGCGAATCGACGAAGTCGTCCTGTGGAAGCCGGCTGCGGGAAGCCCACTTGGCGGTTTTCCCAAGCGCTGGACCCATTGATCCAGCGGGCACGGCCTGGGCGATAGTTCGGGGAGGAGAGACGCGATCGGGATTCATGCACATCCTAGGTCCAAGTTAATCGCCTAATCCCGTCCGTGTTCGGACCGTCGAGATGGCGGTCAGGAGAACGACCAGCAAACAATAGGTGATCGCCGTTTTCCAGATTCCTTCCTCCCGAGGCTTATCGCCCAGCGTGCGGCCGAAGCAGATCAATCCGAGAACCATGAGCAATCCGTCGTGCGTGCAAAACCATGCCCCGACGACCGTGGTCGTGGCCAAGAGTTTTTGCAGCCGCGACATCGCGTGAAAGCCCCTGCCCCCGTCGAGCGGGCTAATCGGCAAGAGGTTGAACAGGTTTATCCAAGCGCCGACACCCGCGATCGCGGCAAAGATCGGGCGATCTGTGGTGAACCAAAGGCCCAGTGCAACCACCGCCGCCCCCAGTCCGTAGATCGGTCCGGCAAGGCCGATCTCCGCGTCTTCTCGCGGATTGACCACTTGCTGCTGGAGCCGGATGAGCGCGCCGAGACCCGGGATGAACATCGGCGCTGTCGCTTTGAAACCGTAACGGCGCAGGGCGATGACATGCCCCATCTCATGCACATAGATCGACAGCACTAATCCCAGTGCAAACTTCCAGCCCCAAGCTGTCCAGTACACGCCCAGCGAAAGAAGCATCGAGAGGAGCGTCGTCCCCTTGGTCAAACCCAGCAACAAAGCCTTGAGCTTCCATAGCATCAGACCCATCGCTCCCACGCCCGTTGCGACGCGCAAGGCCGGCGCTTTCTGACTGGTCAACGGCTCGGTGGGAACGGCGCTCAGCGGAATGTTTCGCCCCAATTCCGTGACCTTCGCCGAGATCACCTGGTGTTGTC encodes:
- a CDS encoding NHL repeat-containing protein — translated: MNNFRLKAISFVLTTVFALLPLKATTQASTLYVAYGATNVVEAFSPTGTDLGSFASAGLNRPVGLAFDRAGNLYVAGYDTNSIVEFSPTGISMGTFANTGLSRPVGLAFDRNGNLYAANDGSNTIERFSPTGADLGAFASSGLLGPQGLVFDSGGNLYAANLNANTIEKFNSAGGDLSFVCQHWLAWPGWSRF
- a CDS encoding 4a-hydroxytetrahydrobiopterin dehydratase, with the translated sequence MAEDHLLTETELAEALRTLPDWEVRDNWLRRAYHTPGWPHTMLLANTIGYLAEAAGHHPDLSIGYAQVTVKLQTHRVRGITPSDVELARRIDEVVLWKPAAGSPLGGFPKRWTH
- a CDS encoding site-2 protease family protein; the encoded protein is MTIEPTIETCPQCATQLAPTMLACPRCARLVHADRLATLAQQAREAADRGDIPTALASWREALGLLPSESRQHQVISAKVTELGRNIPLSAVPTEPLTSQKAPALRVATGVGAMGLMLWKLKALLLGLTKGTTLLSMLLSLGVYWTAWGWKFALGLVLSIYVHEMGHVIALRRYGFKATAPMFIPGLGALIRLQQQVVNPREDAEIGLAGPIYGLGAAVVALGLWFTTDRPIFAAIAGVGAWINLFNLLPISPLDGGRGFHAMSRLQKLLATTTVVGAWFCTHDGLLMVLGLICFGRTLGDKPREEGIWKTAITYCLLVVLLTAISTVRTRTGLGD